One region of Camelina sativa cultivar DH55 chromosome 6, Cs, whole genome shotgun sequence genomic DNA includes:
- the LOC104793347 gene encoding MLO-like protein 15 isoform X1, whose protein sequence is MAGGGTTLEFTPTWVVALVCSVIVSISFAVERLLHRAGKQFRKKDQKQLFGALQKIKEELMLLGFISLLLSVSQSKIAKICISKDLSEKFLPCEKPKDDKSLKDSSHFQFSFTGRHLLAGDSAAGDYCSQKGKVPLMSLSALHELHIFIFVLAVSHIIFCLLTILFGTMKIMQWKKWEDQVSEKDLNTDHVIQKKFTHVQEHEFIRTRFLGVGKADACFGWVQSFMKQFLASVNKSDYITMRLGFVTTHCKTNPKFNFHKYLMRALNSDFKKVVGISWYLWVFVVFFLLLNIAAWHVYFWIAFIPLILLLAVGTKLEHIITDLAHDVAEKHIAVEGDLVVRPSDDLFWFQSPRLILFLIHFILFQNSFELAYFFFILFQYGWDSCIMGHVKFIIPRLIIGVLVQLLCSYSTLPLYALVTQMGSSYKGAIFNEQTQQQLVGWAKTARKEVKKGITHAGSSHGGSPNPLAATPSPRSFQLQSLLGKGSSQQNQHVGKTSEIVEKD, encoded by the exons ATGGCGGGAGGAGGAACGACCTTAGAGTTCACGCCAACATGGGTGGTTGCTCTCGTCTGCTCCGTCATCGTCTCCATCTCTTTCGCCGTTGAGCGTCTCCTCCATCGTGCCGGAAAG CAATTTCGGAAGAAGGATCAGAAACAGCTTTTTGGGGCATTACAGAAGATCAAAGAAG AGCTTATGTTACTAGGGTTCATATCGTTGCTACTATCAGTAAGCCAGTCTAAAATAGCAAAGATTTGCATATCAAAGGACTTAAGTGAAAAGTTTCTCCCTTGTGAGAAACCAAAGGATGATAAGTCTCTCAAAGACTCCTCCCATTTCCAGTTCAGCTTCACCGGCCGTCATCTCCTCGCCGGAGATTCAGCTGCCGGCGACTATTGCTCCCAAAAG gGGAAGGTACCGTTAATGTCGTTATCAGCTCTGCACGAGCTTCATATATTCATCTTCGTATTAGCTGTTTCCCACATTATTTTTTGCCTCTTGACCATTCTTTTTGGTACCATGAAg ATAATGCAATGGAAAAAATGGGAGGATCAAGTATCAGAGAAGGACCTCAACACAGACCACG TGATCCAGAAGAAATTCACACACGTTCAAGAACACGAATTCATCAGGACACGATTTCTTGGGGTTGGAAAAGCTGATGCTTGCTTTGGATGggtg CAATCATTTATGAAACAGTTTCTTGCGTCAGTCAATAAATCGGATTACATCACGATGAGGCTAGGATTTGTCACG ACTCATTGCAAGACCAACCCAAAATTCAATTTCCATAAGTATTTAATGCGTGCCCTTAATTCCGATTTCAAGAAAGTTGTCGGTATCAG TTGGTACCTTTGGGTATTTGTGGTTTTCTTCTTGCTTCTAAACATTGCTG CATGGCATGTTTACTTCTGGATAGCTTTTATTCCATTGATT CTTTTGCTTGCCGTGGGGACGAAGTTGGAGCATATCATCACAGATTTGGCTCATGACGTTGCAGAGAAACACATTGCTGTGGAAGGAGATTTGGTTGTCCGACCATCAGATGATTTGTTCTGGTTTCAAAGTCCCCGGCTTATTCTCTTCTTGATCCATTTCATTCTTTTTCAGAACTCCTTTGAATTAGCCTACTTCTTCTTTATCCTC TTTCAATATGGTTGGGATTCTTGCATCATGGGACATGTCAAGTTTATCATTCCAAGACTCATCATCGG GGTATTGGTTCAGCTTCTCTGCAGTTATAGTACCTTACCGCTCTACGCACTTGTCACTCAG ATGGGAAGTTCATACAAAGGTGCAATATTCAACGAGCAGACACAGCAACAACTTGTTGGATGGGCAAAAACGGCTAGAAAGGAAGTGAAGAAAGGTATAACTCACGCAGGTAGCAGTCATGGTGGCAGTCCAAACCCTCTTGCAGCTACTCCTTCACCTCGGTCTTTTCAGTTGCAGTCGTTGCTAGGAAAAGGCTCGTCTCAACAAAACCAGCACGTTGGGAAAACATCAGAGATTGTTGAGAAAGATTAA
- the LOC104793347 gene encoding MLO-like protein 15 isoform X2: MAGGGTTLEFTPTWVVALVCSVIVSISFAVERLLHRAGKQFRKKDQKQLFGALQKIKEELMLLGFISLLLSVSQSKIAKICISKDLSEKFLPCEKPKDDKSLKDSSHFQFSFTGRHLLAGDSAAGDYCSQKIMQWKKWEDQVSEKDLNTDHVIQKKFTHVQEHEFIRTRFLGVGKADACFGWVQSFMKQFLASVNKSDYITMRLGFVTTHCKTNPKFNFHKYLMRALNSDFKKVVGISWYLWVFVVFFLLLNIAAWHVYFWIAFIPLILLLAVGTKLEHIITDLAHDVAEKHIAVEGDLVVRPSDDLFWFQSPRLILFLIHFILFQNSFELAYFFFILFQYGWDSCIMGHVKFIIPRLIIGVLVQLLCSYSTLPLYALVTQMGSSYKGAIFNEQTQQQLVGWAKTARKEVKKGITHAGSSHGGSPNPLAATPSPRSFQLQSLLGKGSSQQNQHVGKTSEIVEKD; encoded by the exons ATGGCGGGAGGAGGAACGACCTTAGAGTTCACGCCAACATGGGTGGTTGCTCTCGTCTGCTCCGTCATCGTCTCCATCTCTTTCGCCGTTGAGCGTCTCCTCCATCGTGCCGGAAAG CAATTTCGGAAGAAGGATCAGAAACAGCTTTTTGGGGCATTACAGAAGATCAAAGAAG AGCTTATGTTACTAGGGTTCATATCGTTGCTACTATCAGTAAGCCAGTCTAAAATAGCAAAGATTTGCATATCAAAGGACTTAAGTGAAAAGTTTCTCCCTTGTGAGAAACCAAAGGATGATAAGTCTCTCAAAGACTCCTCCCATTTCCAGTTCAGCTTCACCGGCCGTCATCTCCTCGCCGGAGATTCAGCTGCCGGCGACTATTGCTCCCAAAAG ATAATGCAATGGAAAAAATGGGAGGATCAAGTATCAGAGAAGGACCTCAACACAGACCACG TGATCCAGAAGAAATTCACACACGTTCAAGAACACGAATTCATCAGGACACGATTTCTTGGGGTTGGAAAAGCTGATGCTTGCTTTGGATGggtg CAATCATTTATGAAACAGTTTCTTGCGTCAGTCAATAAATCGGATTACATCACGATGAGGCTAGGATTTGTCACG ACTCATTGCAAGACCAACCCAAAATTCAATTTCCATAAGTATTTAATGCGTGCCCTTAATTCCGATTTCAAGAAAGTTGTCGGTATCAG TTGGTACCTTTGGGTATTTGTGGTTTTCTTCTTGCTTCTAAACATTGCTG CATGGCATGTTTACTTCTGGATAGCTTTTATTCCATTGATT CTTTTGCTTGCCGTGGGGACGAAGTTGGAGCATATCATCACAGATTTGGCTCATGACGTTGCAGAGAAACACATTGCTGTGGAAGGAGATTTGGTTGTCCGACCATCAGATGATTTGTTCTGGTTTCAAAGTCCCCGGCTTATTCTCTTCTTGATCCATTTCATTCTTTTTCAGAACTCCTTTGAATTAGCCTACTTCTTCTTTATCCTC TTTCAATATGGTTGGGATTCTTGCATCATGGGACATGTCAAGTTTATCATTCCAAGACTCATCATCGG GGTATTGGTTCAGCTTCTCTGCAGTTATAGTACCTTACCGCTCTACGCACTTGTCACTCAG ATGGGAAGTTCATACAAAGGTGCAATATTCAACGAGCAGACACAGCAACAACTTGTTGGATGGGCAAAAACGGCTAGAAAGGAAGTGAAGAAAGGTATAACTCACGCAGGTAGCAGTCATGGTGGCAGTCCAAACCCTCTTGCAGCTACTCCTTCACCTCGGTCTTTTCAGTTGCAGTCGTTGCTAGGAAAAGGCTCGTCTCAACAAAACCAGCACGTTGGGAAAACATCAGAGATTGTTGAGAAAGATTAA
- the LOC104793348 gene encoding 60S ribosomal protein L7-3, translating to MAESKVVVPESVLKKIKRQEEWALAKKEETVAAKKKSVETRKLIFKRAEQYAKEYAEKDNELIRLKREAKLKGGFYVDPEAKLLFIIRIRGINAIDPKTKKILQLLRLRQIFNGVFLKVNKATVNMLRRVEPYVTYGYPNLKSVKELIYKRGYGKLNHQRIALTDNSIVDQALGKHGIICVEDLIHEIMTVGPHFKEANNFLWPFQLKAPLGGLKKKRNHYVEGGDAGNRENFINELVRRMN from the exons ATGGCTGAATCCAAGGTAGTGGTTCCAGAGTCTGTCTTGAAGAAGATCAAGAGGCAAGAGGAATGGGCACTGGCCAAGAAAGAGGAAACTGTTGCTGCCAAGAAGAAGAGTGTTGAGACCCGCAAGCTTATCTTCAAGAGAGCTGAGCAGTATGCCAAAGAGTACGCTGAGAAG GATAATGAGTTGATCCGATTGAAGAGGGAGGCTAAGTTGAAAGGAGGGTTCTATGTCGACCCAGAGGCTAAGTTGCTCTTTATCATTCGTATCCGTGG TATCAATGCCATTGAcccaaaaaccaagaaaattctGCAGCTCCTGCGTTTGAGACAG ATCTTCAATGGTGTGTTCCTTAAGGTGAACAAGGCAACAGTAAACATGTTGCGCCGAGTTGAACCTTACGTGACTTACGG ATACCCAAACTTGAAGAGTGTTAAGGAACTGATATACAAAAGGGGATATGGAAAGCTGAACCACCAGAGGATAGCACTTACCGACAACTCGATAGTGGACCAAGCTCTTGGAAAGCATGGTATCATCTGTGTGGAGGATCTGATCCATGAGATCATGACTGTTGGACCTCACTTCAAGGAAGCCAACAACTTCCTCTGGCCATTCCAATTGAAGGCACCACTCGGTGGcctcaagaagaagagaaaccacTACGTCGAAGGTGGTGATGCTGGAAACCGTGAGAATTTCATCAACGAGCTTGTCAGGAGAATGAACTAA
- the LOC104793350 gene encoding F-box/kelch-repeat protein At2g44130-like, protein MMIREVSKKKAGDVHKCHDLIPGLPSELAMECLIRVPYQFQSAMKSVCRSWRNLISSDSSFIQERRRCGKAELLLCLVQPLTPPTPASKPVEETLTVNKSQPRVFYTPRFGLSVYNTAMSTWHRVAFPNEERVPLFCECVVLQDAGKVLLIGGWDPETLQPTRFVYVLEFAGRRWRRGAPMKESRSFFACASVGSTKVYVAGGHDDQKNALRSAEVYDVEKDEWSTIPPMTEGRDECQGFAIGTDQRFCVLSGYGTESQGRFRSDGEIYDPATNSWSKIENIWRFPDTSPRGRTAGDFRRLWCFTDDTALLQWETDDDLRNSRLQLETIQLPMKTGSSVFAGRLGSEAVVMIGGRKESEEGEGEVMMKMTMTIGKKIGEWSHVQIIPSAFSTLPFSHASIYV, encoded by the coding sequence ATGATGATTAGGGAAGTGTCGAAAAAGAAAGCTGGAGATGTCCACAAATGTCACGATTTGATTCCCGGTTTACCGTCCGAGTTAGCTATGGAGTGTTTGATCAGAGTTCCGTACCAATTCCAATCCGCCATGAAATCCGTTTGCCGTTCATGGCGAAACTTGATCTCATCCGATTCTTCCTTTATACAAGAGCGGCGGAGATGCGGCAAAGCTGAGCTTCTCCTCTGCCTCGTTCAACCGCTCACACCGCCAACTCCAGCGTCTAAACCGGTTGAGGAGACATTAACCGTTAATAAATCGCAGCCACGCGTTTTCTACACGCCGCGTTTTGGGTTAAGCGTTTACAACACCGCGATGTCCACGTGGCACCGCGTCGCGTTTCCGAATGAGGAGCGGGTCCCGCTTTTCTGCGAGTGCGTCGTACTTCAAGACGCCGGGAAGGTTCTACTCATCGGCGGTTGGGATCCGGAGACGTTACAGCCGACGAGATTCGTTTACGTTCTCGAATTCGCCGGAAGGAGGTGGAGACGAGGTGCGCCGATGAAGGAATCGAGGTCGTTCTTCGCCTGCGCTTCCGTCGGATCGACGAAAGTATACGTCGCCGGAGGTCACGACGATCAGAAAAACGCTTTACGCTCGGCGGAGGTGTACGACGTTGAGAAAGACGAGTGGTCTACGATTCCTCCGATGACGGAAGGAAGAGACGAATGTCAAGGATTCGCCATTGGAACAGATCAAAGGTTTTGCGTATTGAGCGGTTACGGAACGGAATCTCAAGGAAGATTCAGATCCGACGGAGAGATTTACGATCCAGCTACGAATTCGTGGTCCAAGATCGAAAACATCTGGCGGTTTCCGGATACTAGCCCGAGAGGCCGCACCGCCGGAGACTTCAGACGGCTATGGTGCTTCACCGACGACACTGCGTTGTTACAATGGGAAACTGATGATGATTTGAGAAATTCGAGACTGCAACTTGAGACTATACAGCTTCCGATGAAGACGGGAAGTTCAGTTTTCGCAGGAAGATTGGGGAGTGAAGCGGTGGTCATGATTGGTGGAAGAAAAGAgagtgaagaaggtgaaggagaagtgatgatgaagatgacgatgacgatTGGGAAGAAGATAGGAGAATGGAGTCATGTCCAAATAATACCTTCAGCTTTCTCTACTCTTCCATTTTCACATGCTTCAATCTATGTTTGA
- the LOC104793349 gene encoding cysteine protease ATG4a-like isoform X1, which produces MKALCDRFVPQHCSSSSSKSDTHDTSPLVSDSGPSDIKSKFTFWSNVFTPSSSVSQPYRDSSSSTSGHKQDCTTRNGWTAFVKRAFMATGAIRRFQERVLGPNRTGLPSTTSDIWLLGVCYKISEDEASGDTDAGSVLAAFHLDFSSKILITYRKGFEPFRDTTYTSDVNWGCMIRSSQMLFAQALLFHRLGRSWTRKSELPEQEYLETLEPFGDSKTSAFSIHNLIKAGESYGLAAGSWIGPYAICRSWESLACKKRKQTDSKTETLPMAVHIVSGSEDGERGGAPILCIEDATKSCREFSKGQLEWTPILLLVPLVLGLDKVNPRYIPSLIATFAFPQSVGILGGKPGASTYIIGVQEDKGFYLDPHEVQQVVTVNKESPDVDTSSYHSKVLRYVPLESLDPSLALGFYCRDKDDFNDFCLRASKLAEESKGAPLFTVTQTHSAINQNNYGFSEEDNIEEEGREDDWQLL; this is translated from the exons ATGAAGGCTTTATGTGATAGATTTGTTCCTCAACactgttcttcttcatcaagcaAGAGTGATACGCATGATACGTCCCCACTAGTTTCAGATTCAGGACCTAGTGATATTAAGTCCAAGTTTACCTTTTGGTCAAACGTCTTTACGCCTTCTTCCTCAGTTTCTCAACCGTATagggattcttcttcttcgacttctgGGCATAAGCAAGATTGCACCACTCGTAATGGTTGGACAGCATTTGTAAAAAGAGCTTTTATGGCAACTGGCGCAATCAGGAGATTCCAGGAGCGTGTTTTAGGGCCTAATAGGACTGGTCTTCCCAGCACAACAAGTGACATATGGCTCTTGGGTGTCTGTTATAAGATATCCGAGGATGAGGCCTCTGGGGATACCGATGCTGGCAGTGTATTGGCTGCATTTCATCTAGATTTTTCATCCAAAATTCTGATTACATATCGTAAAG gTTTTGAACCATTCAGAGACACGACATATACCAGCGATGTGAACTGGGGTTGCATGATTCGGAGCAGCCAAATGCTTTTTGCTCAG GCATTGCTATTCCATAGACTGGGGAGGTCTTGGACCAGGAAATCTGAG CTGCCTGAACAAGAATACTTAGAGACATTGGAACCTTTTGGTGATTCCAAGACTTCAGCTTTCTCCATCCACAATCTTATAAAAGCCGGAGAGTCATATGGTCTCGCTGCTGGGTCATGGATAGGACCATATGCCATCTGTCGATCGTGGGAATCATTAGCGtgcaagaagagaaaacagaCTGACTCTAAAACCGAGACGCTTCCCATGGCTGTTCATATCGTTTCTGGCAgcgaagatggagagagaggtGGGGCTCCAATACTCTGTATAGAAGATGCCACCAAATCTTGTCGAGAATTCTCGAAAGGACAGCTTGAGTGGACACCGATTCTCCTTTTGGTTCCACTGGTTCTTGGGCTTGACAAAGTGAATCCTAG GTACATTCCATCTCTAATTGCCACATTCGCTTTCCCTCAGAGCGTTGGCATTTTGGGTGGGAAACCAGGTGCCTCAACTTACATAATTGGCGTTCAAGAAGACAAAGGTTTCTACCTTGATCCACACGAAGTTCAACAG GTAGTCACAGTCAACAAAGAATCTCCAGATGTTGACACATCCTCCTACCATAGCAA AGTTCTTCGGTATGTTCCTTTGGAATCACTAGACCCATCTCTAGCTCTCGGCTTCTATTGCCGCGACAAAG ATGATTTCAACGACTTCTGTCTCCGAGCATCGAAACTAGCGGAGGAATCAAAAGGTGCTCCATTGTTCACCGTAACTCAAACCCACAGTGCTATAAACCAAAACAACTACGGGTTTTCAGAGGAGGACAACATCGAGGAGGAAGGACGTGAAGATGACTGGCAATTGctctga
- the LOC104793349 gene encoding cysteine protease ATG4a-like isoform X2: protein MATGAIRRFQERVLGPNRTGLPSTTSDIWLLGVCYKISEDEASGDTDAGSVLAAFHLDFSSKILITYRKGFEPFRDTTYTSDVNWGCMIRSSQMLFAQALLFHRLGRSWTRKSELPEQEYLETLEPFGDSKTSAFSIHNLIKAGESYGLAAGSWIGPYAICRSWESLACKKRKQTDSKTETLPMAVHIVSGSEDGERGGAPILCIEDATKSCREFSKGQLEWTPILLLVPLVLGLDKVNPRYIPSLIATFAFPQSVGILGGKPGASTYIIGVQEDKGFYLDPHEVQQVVTVNKESPDVDTSSYHSKVLRYVPLESLDPSLALGFYCRDKDDFNDFCLRASKLAEESKGAPLFTVTQTHSAINQNNYGFSEEDNIEEEGREDDWQLL from the exons ATGGCAACTGGCGCAATCAGGAGATTCCAGGAGCGTGTTTTAGGGCCTAATAGGACTGGTCTTCCCAGCACAACAAGTGACATATGGCTCTTGGGTGTCTGTTATAAGATATCCGAGGATGAGGCCTCTGGGGATACCGATGCTGGCAGTGTATTGGCTGCATTTCATCTAGATTTTTCATCCAAAATTCTGATTACATATCGTAAAG gTTTTGAACCATTCAGAGACACGACATATACCAGCGATGTGAACTGGGGTTGCATGATTCGGAGCAGCCAAATGCTTTTTGCTCAG GCATTGCTATTCCATAGACTGGGGAGGTCTTGGACCAGGAAATCTGAG CTGCCTGAACAAGAATACTTAGAGACATTGGAACCTTTTGGTGATTCCAAGACTTCAGCTTTCTCCATCCACAATCTTATAAAAGCCGGAGAGTCATATGGTCTCGCTGCTGGGTCATGGATAGGACCATATGCCATCTGTCGATCGTGGGAATCATTAGCGtgcaagaagagaaaacagaCTGACTCTAAAACCGAGACGCTTCCCATGGCTGTTCATATCGTTTCTGGCAgcgaagatggagagagaggtGGGGCTCCAATACTCTGTATAGAAGATGCCACCAAATCTTGTCGAGAATTCTCGAAAGGACAGCTTGAGTGGACACCGATTCTCCTTTTGGTTCCACTGGTTCTTGGGCTTGACAAAGTGAATCCTAG GTACATTCCATCTCTAATTGCCACATTCGCTTTCCCTCAGAGCGTTGGCATTTTGGGTGGGAAACCAGGTGCCTCAACTTACATAATTGGCGTTCAAGAAGACAAAGGTTTCTACCTTGATCCACACGAAGTTCAACAG GTAGTCACAGTCAACAAAGAATCTCCAGATGTTGACACATCCTCCTACCATAGCAA AGTTCTTCGGTATGTTCCTTTGGAATCACTAGACCCATCTCTAGCTCTCGGCTTCTATTGCCGCGACAAAG ATGATTTCAACGACTTCTGTCTCCGAGCATCGAAACTAGCGGAGGAATCAAAAGGTGCTCCATTGTTCACCGTAACTCAAACCCACAGTGCTATAAACCAAAACAACTACGGGTTTTCAGAGGAGGACAACATCGAGGAGGAAGGACGTGAAGATGACTGGCAATTGctctga
- the LOC104793351 gene encoding histone-lysine N-methyltransferase ASHH3 isoform X2: MPATKKISDRNHLGKVFNKLLKQIGDSQEFELPDWLNKGKPTPYIFIRRSILITLPIKKRVEDDGIFCSCSSSSPGSSSSSSTVCGSNCHCGMLFSTCSSSCKCGSECNNKPFQQRHVKKMKLIQTEKCGSGIVAEEEIKPGEFIIEYVGEVIDDKTCEERLWKMKHRGETNFYLCEINRDMVIDATHKGNKSRYINHSCNPNTQMQKWIIDGETRIGIFATRGVKKGEHLTYDYQFVQFGADQDCHCGAVGCRMKLGVKPSKPKVASDEAFNLVAHEVAQTQAQPNVHQNGHIHAGKSRNNLSEGKICSRNCIGEVIRLSRPMSDRCFGLVRHFDVYSRKHSVMFEDGVTEFIDMSREDWEIVTV, encoded by the exons ATGCCCGCCACCAAAAAG atttcGGACAGGAATCACTTAGGGAAAGTGTTCAACAAGCTTTTGAAACAGATTGGAGATTCTCAAGAATTTGAGTTGCCAGATTGGCTGAACAAAGGGAAACCTACTCCTTATATCTTCATCAGGCGCAGTATCCTTATTACTTTACCAA TCAAAAAGAGGGTTGAAGATGATGGAATCTTCTGTTCTTGCTCCTCCTCTTCCcctggttcttcttcttcttcttcaactgtTTGTGGCAGTAACTGCCATTGTGG GATGCTATTCTCAACCTGTTCCTCAAGTTGCAAGTGTGGGAGTGAGTGTAACAATAAGCCATTCCAACAACGCCATGTCAAGAAGATGAAGTTAATTCAG ACAGAAAAATGCGGATCAGGGATTGtagcagaagaagaaatcaaacctgGAGAGTTTATCATTGAATATGTTGGAGAAG TTATAGATGATAAAACTTGTGAAGAGAGACTTTGGAAGATGAAACACCGTGGCGagacaaacttttatttatgtGAGATTAACAGAGATATGGTGATTGATGCTACTCACAAGGGAAATAAGTCGAGATATATCAATCATAGTTGCAACCCTAATACGCAGATGCAGAAATG GATTATAGACGGAGAGACAAGAATCGGCATCTTTGCTACGCGTGGCGTAAAGAAGGGAGAACATTTGACCTATGATTATCA GTTTGTTCAGTTTGGTGCAGATCAAGACTGTCATTGTGGAGCCGTAGGTTGCAGAATGAAGCTTGGGGTAAAACCTAGCAAACCTAAGGTAGCCTCGGATGAAGCTTTTAATCTAGTGGCACATGAAGTGGCCCAGACTCAGGCTCAGCCCAAT GTGCATCAAAATGGACATATACATGCAG GAAAATCAAGGAACAATCTTAGTGAAGGGAAAATATGTTCTCGTAATTGCATTGGTGAAGTGATCAGGTTATCTCGCCCCATGAGTGATAG GTGTTTTGGCCTGGTTAGACATTTTGATGTGTATTCAAGAAAGCACTCG GTAATGTTCGAGGATGGTGTTACGGAGTTTATAGACATGTCGAGGGAAGATTGGGAGATTGTAACTGTCTGA
- the LOC104793351 gene encoding histone-lysine N-methyltransferase ASHH3 isoform X1 → MPATKKISDRNHLGKVFNKLLKQIGDSQEFELPDWLNKGKPTPYIFIRRNIYLTKKVKKRVEDDGIFCSCSSSSPGSSSSSSTVCGSNCHCGMLFSTCSSSCKCGSECNNKPFQQRHVKKMKLIQTEKCGSGIVAEEEIKPGEFIIEYVGEVIDDKTCEERLWKMKHRGETNFYLCEINRDMVIDATHKGNKSRYINHSCNPNTQMQKWIIDGETRIGIFATRGVKKGEHLTYDYQFVQFGADQDCHCGAVGCRMKLGVKPSKPKVASDEAFNLVAHEVAQTQAQPNVHQNGHIHAGKSRNNLSEGKICSRNCIGEVIRLSRPMSDRCFGLVRHFDVYSRKHSVMFEDGVTEFIDMSREDWEIVTV, encoded by the exons ATGCCCGCCACCAAAAAG atttcGGACAGGAATCACTTAGGGAAAGTGTTCAACAAGCTTTTGAAACAGATTGGAGATTCTCAAGAATTTGAGTTGCCAGATTGGCTGAACAAAGGGAAACCTACTCCTTATATCTTCATCAGGCGCA atatttacTTGACGAAGAAAGTCAAAAAGAGGGTTGAAGATGATGGAATCTTCTGTTCTTGCTCCTCCTCTTCCcctggttcttcttcttcttcttcaactgtTTGTGGCAGTAACTGCCATTGTGG GATGCTATTCTCAACCTGTTCCTCAAGTTGCAAGTGTGGGAGTGAGTGTAACAATAAGCCATTCCAACAACGCCATGTCAAGAAGATGAAGTTAATTCAG ACAGAAAAATGCGGATCAGGGATTGtagcagaagaagaaatcaaacctgGAGAGTTTATCATTGAATATGTTGGAGAAG TTATAGATGATAAAACTTGTGAAGAGAGACTTTGGAAGATGAAACACCGTGGCGagacaaacttttatttatgtGAGATTAACAGAGATATGGTGATTGATGCTACTCACAAGGGAAATAAGTCGAGATATATCAATCATAGTTGCAACCCTAATACGCAGATGCAGAAATG GATTATAGACGGAGAGACAAGAATCGGCATCTTTGCTACGCGTGGCGTAAAGAAGGGAGAACATTTGACCTATGATTATCA GTTTGTTCAGTTTGGTGCAGATCAAGACTGTCATTGTGGAGCCGTAGGTTGCAGAATGAAGCTTGGGGTAAAACCTAGCAAACCTAAGGTAGCCTCGGATGAAGCTTTTAATCTAGTGGCACATGAAGTGGCCCAGACTCAGGCTCAGCCCAAT GTGCATCAAAATGGACATATACATGCAG GAAAATCAAGGAACAATCTTAGTGAAGGGAAAATATGTTCTCGTAATTGCATTGGTGAAGTGATCAGGTTATCTCGCCCCATGAGTGATAG GTGTTTTGGCCTGGTTAGACATTTTGATGTGTATTCAAGAAAGCACTCG GTAATGTTCGAGGATGGTGTTACGGAGTTTATAGACATGTCGAGGGAAGATTGGGAGATTGTAACTGTCTGA